From the genome of Podospora bellae-mahoneyi strain CBS 112042 chromosome 2, whole genome shotgun sequence:
TGGTAATACTCCCAATCCCGCGCGACGGCAGCGTTGAAGGCCTTCATACGGCACTGGCTGATGTTTTCTTCGCTCGTATCGGGGGGCTGCTTGTCGGACGGCTTTTCTAGCGGTTGTTCCGGCTCCTTGGCGAGCTCCTCGtaggtggtgttgggtgatATCCACTGGCTCGTCATTCAGGCCGTCTTTGGGAACTTTGGTCCAGATGGCGCAGGCGGTGATGGATTTGCTGCCCTGCATGTCGATGTCGCCTGGTGTTCCTGAGTCGGGGACTTTTGCAACCATCAAGATAAAATCTGGAGAGAAGAGGCAAAAGCGGTATCCTTTGCGGAGTCTCTTCAAGTGATCTTGACGGTATTCTTCTGGGTAGAGGTAGGGTATGTTTTCCGCGTATGGCGCCACGAGTTGGGCGATTTTGAcgatggtgtcgaggtcGCCTTTTACGGCGGGGCGGATTGTGATGGACATTTTTGATGGAATGTAAGAGTTGAATTCAAAGCTATGGAAAGCCAACTGCGAGAAGTTAAGAGCTAGAAAACAAACATGCCCAGATTGGCCAGAGCACCCAGCGGAGCGACCTCACTCAGACAGATGGCCAGCGGATGCACCTGCTCAAACCGAGCAGGCAGGTACAGCCGTCATACCACATCTTGTGTGGAAAAGGCGCCTTTCCGGTCTGTTAGCCGGAGCCTTGAGACTGCGGTTTGATCAGGATGATGATAAACTTTCTTCACAGTTGAGGTATCGGAGCGATGTGCCTAGACCGTCCCGCCAGTCGCAGTCCCAGTAATTTACCTACTTGATGATCAGACTATCTGATGCCTATGAATCAAAGAACCTCACGCCCCTAATCACAACCTTCGGCAGTCTCGTAACTCCCATCCTCTGCTGCTTTATCATATACATCGCCACGGCAAACTCATCCTTGGTAAGATACCCATCCGTATCCACATCTGCCAGCTCCCATATCTGTCCCAACACCAGATCCGGCAGTTTGGAATTATTCAAGAAAACACACGCTTCCTCCCCTCTGATCAtacccttcccatccacatcAAGCCTTGCAAAGACCTCATCAAACCGCGCCTTATCCTCCGGCTCGACCAATTTTTCCTCCCTAATACGATCTAACACCATCCCAAACTCCTCTCTGCTGAGGAACCCCTTGTTGTCTTTATCCACCTGCTGCCAGATCCTCCCCAGCGTCTCGACTGGTAGACAGGACTGTTCAAAAAAGGGGCTTGCTTCCGTGCCAAGGAGgtatcctttccctcctGTGTCAAGCTCGTTAAAGAGCTGGTCGTGGCGGGCGCGCTGAATGAGCTCCATTGCATGAGCGAACTGTCCTTTGGTCAAATATCCTCGGCTGCCTTCGTCTGCCTGGTCCCAAATTTCAGCAAGGGTTTGGCTTGGTAGGTTGAACTGTTGAAAGAAGGGCACCGCTTCGTCTCCGTTTATAATCCCATTGCTGTCCTGGTCCAAAGTTTCGAAGATGTCATCCCACTGGGATCTAAGATCATGTGGTGGTTCCTCGGTGTATGTTGTGACAACTCCGGTGTTCTGAATTCTTCCCAGATCCTGATCTCCAGTGGTTGAGGGGATGGTGACCGCGGTGCAGACATCTATCAACTCTTCCGAATCCGAACCGACGTCGTGCACAGTCACCGAAGCCTGACTTTTAGCACTCTTAAGACCTTTAACAGCCAAAAGAGCAACGGCATCCAGCGCCATGTGCAGTGTATCTCGGTGAGCCTTCAACAATTCCCGCTGACCATTAACCTCAGCCTTAATCGCAAACGTCCACTGCAGGCCCCGATTGGGGCGCTCGCAGCTGCCAAGGGTTTTGTTGATCTCCTCAGTGACATTCGAGCAGTTCCCGATCGTCGAAAGAGCTCGGTTGTGAACATCCTCGGGTATGGCTCCGTCATCAATGACAGCCGTATCCTCTCTCAGCAACTCGAGCACGAGCTGAAGCTGCGCCAACTCGCCCGTCACTGCCAAAAGGTCAGACCTTGCATCTCGGGAACGCCGACAAAACGTAGCAACCGCCGCTGCCGTTTCcccgacgacggcgacaaGATCTAAAAGCGCAGTAGTGATGGATACCGGAGCCATTTTCCGATCGATGATGGACAAAAGCGTCACAACTATCTTCTCACGGAAACCACAGAGCCCAAGATTTCAAGcctacaaccccaacccagctgAGCCCATGCTAACCCAATCCTCACCGTATTCCTCAATCCAACTAGCTCTTCAGCCGCACCACCAGCTGTCCCTCTTCTATTGGTACCAATAACTCCTCtcgccatcaaccccttccgAACAAACACCCACTCTAACATCTCCAAGGAGAAccccaaaaaagaaatttAACTcccagggttagggtcggCCCATTCCGTTGCCATGCAACACAGCCCCCTTTATgcacccccactcccccctgAATCCGCTCCAATCGCAAAACACCCAAAAACAGGAGATAAAGTCCGGCTTTTTTTCTGCTGTACCCCGTAACACAGATTAGTCTTGCAGGCactgccttcttcttctctttcaacCTCTATCTCCAAAACAGGCCATTCCTTTTCCCAGACACCGGATTATTTGTACGCGGTACATTGCTCGTACCTTTGCTGCGCTATGTAttgaccctaaccctgacaCTCAGACAAGGGGGGGTTCAAGGGGCAACTACACACCTACGTGAATCTCAATCAGCCCACCAACTGTGCCTAAATAAAAGAGGCAAGTTGCGAGGTTGACTTGCGGTTGCGAAATTCTTAAAGGATGTTGGGTGAAATACAGAGTGAAAGAAAGCATAAAGGCTAGGGCATGCGCACTGGTTTCTCAAACATGGTTGCCCTGAAGCATCTGGCATGAAGCATGAGTAGCTGTTTATCTTCAATGGTCTGTAAAGCTCTTtcttggggaggggtggagtGTAAGACTGGAAGGAGACATTTCCATATTCATTTTTGGTATCAATAACTATTTCCCTGCCCCAAACTCCACCCCCAATAAATCTACCACAAAGGCACCATTCCCTGTTGCTCCACAAACGGCGGCAACCCCATCGTCATATTATCCTGAAACATCCCCCCAGTCTCCATggcaaagtcaaagtcgTTGTTCGTGTACATAACACCAGCAAAGTCCACATTCGTGGGATAATCGAAAGGCAGAAAATCAGGCCCCAGCAAAGGTGTGCTGGCCCGAGACAAGGGGTCCGGAACACCCAACAGCTCTATGCCAGTATCCGATACCTCCCACGTGGGATATTCCACAGAAGCAGACATAAGAGTTGGAGGATCGAGCGTAATGAGTGGCACAGAGaactgttgttgctgccgtaGCTGCACGCCATGCAGCATACTCGCAATCAGCCCTTgtgctgccgttgctgcccCATCAAAGAGTCTTTGCCTGGATGTGTCTGTGTTGACGTCATCGGCGTACAGGTTTGATGTGACGTTGATGCTGACCGCTAGCAACAAATTGAACTTGGCTGCCACCACTCCTAGGTGATACCTCGTCTGCCATAGATCTTGCAGAAAAACCAGAGATTTGATCAACAGCTCGCGGAAGACACACCCTGTCCTTTGTGGGTGGAAAAGAATGCGGATGTTGTCTAGCTGGCGTAGTCGGCCAAGAATCCAGCAAGATGCCATCGCCGAACGAGCAGCATCGGTCCAGAATAGCTGGCAGGCTGTGTTGCTCATGTCAGAGCTAATCTGACATAAACTGCGGAACTGGTGCAAAATAGAAGCGGCATTGTCCCATAGTTCCAACAGCTGACTGCGTTGCGAAGCATCTGGAGATGTGCCTAATGTGCTGCCCAGTCCAGTAATAGAGAGGAAGCTGGTCATTGGGATCGAGATCAGAGATTGCTGAAGCTCCTCGATTGGGTCTGTGGGTTTGGCGCCAGATCTCAGTGCAGGTGGTAGTTCTGTCAGGAACTTCCCGAATCCCGCTCGAAGACGCGCCTGAATTTCGTTGGTagaaggaggttggggtgaATAAAGCGCTTGGTGTAAAGGTCCAATGACTTGGGCCAGCTTTGCTGCAGCGACCGAAAACTTGATGTCATTTTCGGCTGTCCTTTCAAGATCCGAGTCTGTCGTTCCGTCGGATTCCCGGTCTAACGTACGGAGACTGATCGGCAGTGGTAATGGGCAGTCGCTTTCCTCCAAGCGCAAACTGAACTGTGTTCCACTTCGTATCGAGTACTCCAAATTCAACCGCACGAAGCACCACCAGAGGCGCTTTCTGAGCTCGGCAAAATACGGCGTGACCTCCACGAAGAGTGCTGGGTCGCGATGAAGACCCATGCTGGTTGTGATATCCCTGATCAGCCCATGAAGCGGAAGCAAATCGTACATCTTGTCCGTCTCTGACGCCAAAATGCTCTTCATGACTGCTAATAGCAGCAAAACCTGTACCACACCACAACATGGCTTTTGGAACTTTGGTGTATATATGCAATTCTCGACAGCCCTCgccaatctcctcccacgGTGCCTCTCTTGTTCGCTGCTCTGCATGGCGATGCTGACGGCTAGCAGGATTTTGCATATGTGCACCGGATGATCGAGGGAACCTGAATAAATGCGTTCCAAATCCCTGTTAAAAGCTGGCTGGTCGAGGATTCCGTACAGGCGCCCATATGTCTGGAAGTATTTCGCGATCCACGCCTCGCATTCCTGTCGTTCGGGTAATAGCGATCGAAGGCTGGCGCTGTCTCTTCCCACTGACGGTTCGGAGACATTGTTGTATGTCCTTAGCTGAGCTTTGAGCTCGGCAAATGCCTTGCGACTAGTGTGAAATTCAGGCGAGTGATCCAACATTGCCTTCAACACTGTCATCTCGTTACATGGAGCCAACCAATGGCTCAGACCCATCACGCGAGTCTTGAACGCAGTGCCCTTGTAGGCATTGCCTCTCGGTGCCCGAGCAACATTCTGCTTTTcggctggtgatggcgttgttggtgtggaCTCTGGTGTTTCCCCTCTTGATGAGCAGCTGTCTGGTGGCGTGTGTGTTTGTGTCGGGCCCTCAGGGGATAGTTGtgctgatggtgagggagctgaGGACGATGAAGGAACACGCAGTCTTGATCGCGATCTTGGAACGTCCTGGCGGTCTTTGGGAGTGCTGTAAAT
Proteins encoded in this window:
- a CDS encoding hypothetical protein (antiSMASH:Cluster_3) codes for the protein MSITIRPAVKGDLDTIVKIAQLVAPYAENIPYLYPEEYRQDHLKRLRKGYRFCLFSPDFILMVAKVPDSGTPGDIDMQGSKSITACAIWTKVPKDGLNDEPVDITQHHLRGARQGAGTTARKAVRQAAPRYERRKHQPVPYEGLQRCRRAGLGVLPE
- a CDS encoding hypothetical protein (EggNog:ENOG503NY8Z; antiSMASH:Cluster_3; COG:T; COG:U) yields the protein MAPVSITTALLDLVAVVGETAAAVATFCRRSRDARSDLLAVTGELAQLQLVLELLREDTAVIDDGAIPEDVHNRALSTIGNCSNVTEEINKTLGSCERPNRGLQWTFAIKAEVNGQRELLKAHRDTLHMALDAVALLAVKGLKSAKSQASVTVHDVGSDSEELIDVCTAVTIPSTTGDQDLGRIQNTGVVTTYTEEPPHDLRSQWDDIFETLDQDSNGIINGDEAVPFFQQFNLPSQTLAEIWDQADEGSRGYLTKGQFAHAMELIQRARHDQLFNELDTGGKGYLLGTEASPFFEQSCLPVETLGRIWQQVDKDNKGFLSREEFGMVLDRIREEKLVEPEDKARFDEVFARLDVDGKGMIRGEEACVFLNNSKLPDLVLGQIWELADVDTDGYLTKDEFAVAMYMIKQQRMGVTRLPKVVIRGVRFFDS
- a CDS encoding hypothetical protein (COG:L; EggNog:ENOG503PBDI; antiSMASH:Cluster_3), whose protein sequence is MTLTFSHMSADSFIEQQLKGRKRPRVREAVSCWQCRTRKTRCDRESPCGQCKHRGVATECIYSTPKDRQDVPRSRSRLRVPSSSSAPSPSAQLSPEGPTQTHTPPDSCSSRGETPESTPTTPSPAEKQNVARAPRGNAYKGTAFKTRVMGLSHWLAPCNEMTVLKAMLDHSPEFHTSRKAFAELKAQLRTYNNVSEPSVGRDSASLRSLLPERQECEAWIAKYFQTYGRLYGILDQPAFNRDLERIYSGSLDHPVHICKILLAVSIAMQSSEQERHRGRRLARAVENCIYTPKFQKPCCGVVQVLLLLAVMKSILASETDKMYDLLPLHGLIRDITTSMGLHRDPALFVEVTPYFAELRKRLWWCFVRLNLEYSIRSGTQFSLRLEESDCPLPLPISLRTLDRESDGTTDSDLERTAENDIKFSVAAAKLAQVIGPLHQALYSPQPPSTNEIQARLRAGFGKFLTELPPALRSGAKPTDPIEELQQSLISIPMTSFLSITGLGSTLGTSPDASQRSQLLELWDNAASILHQFRSLCQISSDMSNTACQLFWTDAARSAMASCWILGRLRQLDNIRILFHPQRTGCVFRELLIKSLVFLQDLWQTRYHLGVVAAKFNLLLAVSINVTSNLYADDVNTDTSRQRLFDGAATAAQGLIASMLHGVQLRQQQQFSVPLITLDPPTLMSASVEYPTWEVSDTGIELLGVPDPLSRASTPLLGPDFLPFDYPTNVDFAGVMYTNNDFDFAMETGGMFQDNMTMGLPPFVEQQGMVPLW